The DNA segment gagtttggggggactttgggggagtttgggggctCCCGGGGGGATTGGGGGTCTCCTGAGGGTGTTTGGGGGAAGGACTTGGGGTTCTCCTGtagctcctgccccatagcgaggtGGGGCAGAGTCAGGGAGGGATCCTGGGAAGGATCTGGGGGGACTTTGGGGGAGTGTGGGGGGACTTTGGGGGCTCCCAGGGGGGATTGGGGGTCTCCTGAGAGGGTTTGGGGGAAGGATTTGGggttctcctgcagctcctgccccatagcgaggtGGGGCAGAGTCAGGGAAGGGTCCCGGGAGGGATCTGGGGGGACTtagggggagtttggggggactttgggggagtttggggggactTTGGGGGCTCCCAGGGGGGattgggggtctcctgggggggtttgggggaaggatttggggttctgctgcagctcctgccccatagcgaggtGGGGCAGAGTCAGGGAGAGATCCTGGGAGGGATCTGGGGGGagtttgggggagtttggggggactttgggggagtttggggggattgggggtctcctggggggggttgggggaaggatttggggttctcctgcagctcctgccccatagcgaggtGGGGCAGAGTCAGGGAGAGATCCCGGAGGGATCTGGGGGGACTtagggggagtttggggggacttagggggagtttgggggaaggatttggggttctcctgcagctcctgccccatagcgaggtGGGGCAGAGTCAGGGAGGGGCCgtggggagggatttgggggattgggggtgtccggggggggggtTCCCAGCCCCATAGAAGAGTTTGGGGATGCACTGGGGGGTTTGGAGGGTGTCTCTGCCCCATagagggggtgccggggggggttcctgccccatagggatgtttggggaaggggggggggggttcagggagGGTGCCAGCCCCATAGAGgaggtcctgccccatagagggatTAGAGATACCCCATAAGAAGCGTATAGGGTtgcccctgccccatagaggttGTGGGGTGTCCCATAAGGGACttggggggtccctgccccatagcggggttGTGGGGCGCCCCATAAGAGACTTGGGGGGCCCCTGCCCCACGAGGAGGATTCCCAGCCCATAGCGGGGGAGTCAAGAAGATATagagggggggtccctgccccatagaggggttgggggggtccctgccccatagcgtggttgtggggctgccccataagtGAGTTGGTGGGGGGTCCTGCCCCCACGAGgaggatcccagccccatagcgggggAGTCAGGGAGATATAGGGGgtggtccctgccccatagaggggttgggggggtccctgccccatagaggggttgtggggctgccccataagtgagttgggggggtccctgccccacgaggaggatcccagccccatagcagggGGGGGAGCTTCAGGAAGATATAGGGGGGAGGTCCCAGCCCCattgaaggggggtgggggggggggggcgtatcccagccccatagcgggggAGTCAGGGAGATATAGGGGGTGCATGCTGCCCCATAGAGGGGTTGGGgagggtccctgccccatagcggggttgtggggctgccccataagagagttggggggggtccttGCTCCACGAGgaggatcccagccccatagcagggGAGTCAAGAACATAtagggggggggtccctgccccatagaggggcTGCATGCTGCCCCAtagtggggttggggggggtccctgccccatagcgtggttgtggggctgccccataagAGACTTGGGGGGGGTCGCTGCCCCATAAGAgacttggggggggtccctgccccacgaggaggatcccagccccatagcgggggGAGTCAAGAAGATAtaggggggggtccctgccccatagaggggcTGCATGCTGCCCCAtagtggggttgggggggtcccagccccatagcggggttgtggggctgccccataagtgagttggtgggggtccctgccccacgaggaggatcccagccccatagcggggggggggagcttcAGGAAGATATAGGAGGGAGGTTCCCAGCCCCattgaaggggggtgggggggggcgtatcccagccccatagcggggTTGTGGGGCGCCCCATAAGAGACTTGGGGGGGGTCTCTGCTCCACGAGgaggatcccagccccatagcgggggAGTCAAGAAGATATAgaggggggtccctgccccatagaggggcTCCATGCTGCCCCAtagtggggttggggggggtccctgccccatagcgtggttgtggggctgccccataagAGACTTGGGGGGGGTCCTTGCTCCATGAGgaggatcccagccccatagtgGGGGAGTCAAGAAGATATAGGGGgtggtccctgccccatagaggggttggggagggtccctgccccatagaggggttggggagggtccctgccccatagcggggttgtggggctgccccataagtgagttggggggggtccctgccccatagagggggGGGTCTCTGCTCCACGAGgaggatcccagccccatagcgaggGAGTCAGGGAGATAtagggggggggtccctgccccatagaggggttggggagggtccctgccccatagcgtggttgtggggctgccccataagtgagttgggggggtccctgccccatagagcggggggtccctgccccacgaggaggatcccagccccatagcgggggggggggagattcaGGAAGATATAGGGGGGAAGGTCCCAGCCCCAttgaaggggggtgtgtgtgggggggggggcgtatcccagccccatagcgtggttgtggggctgccccatagtgCGTGGGGCGTTTCCTCACCTCCTTGAGCTGCTCCTTGCGCAGTTTGTACTGGCGCCGCTGGGCCTCCAGCAGGTTGCCCAGTTCCTTCTTCTGCTGGCCCAGGATGTGCTGCTGGAACTTCTTCTCCTCCCCCAGAGCCACCTTGGCctgtgaaggggggggggggggagaaggggaggggccAGAGGGGGCGTGGTCAGACAAGGCCCCGCCCACACAGGCCCCTCccaacctcctccccccccccccccccagcctatGCCCCTTAGGGAGGCACTAGGCAGtgaagccccgcccccttttatttgtttgcttaggACACGCCCCCTTGTGCCGTAGGACACGCCCCCGTTGGGATGACCACGCCCACGAGGCTTGGCTCCGCCCACAAGGCTTGGCCCCGCCCCTAAATGTCATCCCCCCCCAGGTCTATACCCCATAGGAAAGCACTAGCCCTACATTTAGCCCCGCCCCCTCATACCTCAGGACACGCCCCCTAGTGCCTTAGGACACGCCCCTATTGGGATGACCACGCCCCCGAGGCTTGGCTCCGCCCACAAGGCTTGGCCCCGCCCCTAAATGTCATCCCCCTCCCAGTCTATAACCCATAGGAAAGCACTAGCCCTACATTTAGCCCCGCCCCCTCGTACCTCAGGACACGCCCCCTCGTGCGGTAGGACACGCCCCCGTTGGGATGACCACGCCCCCGAGGCATGGCTCCGCCCACAAGGCTTGGCCCCGCCCCTAAGTGTCATCCCCCCCCCGGTCTATACCCCATAGGAAAACACTAGCCCTACGTTTAGCCCCGCCCCCTAGTGCCTTAGGACACGCCCCTATTGGGGTGACCACGCCCCCGAGGCTTGGCCCCGCCCACAAGGCTTGGCCCCGCCCCTAAGTGTCATCCCCCCCCAGGTCTATACCCCATAGGAAAGCACTAGCCCTACATTTAGCCCCGCCCCCTCGTACCTCAGGACACGCCCCCTAGTGCCTTAGGACACGCCCCCGTTGGGATGACCACGCCCCCTAGGCTTGGCTCCGCCCACAAGTCCTGGCCCCGCCCCCTAAGCCCTGCCCCAGTCTGTAGCCCATAGGGAAGCCCTGGGCTGTGAAGAAGCCCCGCCCCCTTTCGCCTTAGGACACGCCCACACGAGGAGTGACCACGCCCCCAAGGCATGGCCCCGCCCCCGAAGGAttgacaccccccccgccccttccccagaCCCCGCCCCATTAAGCCCCTCCCACCTCCTGCACTCTCCCGGCCACCTCCGGGGCACTGGGgctccccaagccccgccccctccccaaaccccgccccctccccaagcccctcccacATGACCACACCCTCCTaagcccctcccacccctcctaaGCCCCTCCCACCTCCATCCTCATGACCTCCTGGTCACCTTCTCCCCCTTGACGTTCCTCAAACCCCACGGTCTTCTCCAACCACCACCACCTTAAGCTCCTCCCACCCCAAGCCCCTCCCACCCCaagcccctcccaccccaaccacGCCCTCCTaagcccctcccacccctcctaaGCCCCTCCCACCTCCATCTCCATGACCTCCTGGTCACCTTCTCCCCCTTGACGTTCCTCAAACCCCACGGTCTTCTCCAACCACCACCATCTTAAGCTCCTCCCACCCCaagcccctcccaccccaaccacGCCCTCCTAAGCCCCTCCCACGTCCTCCTaagcccccttcccctcctccttctcaaaGATAGCCTGGTGCCTCCCGGTCACCTTCTCCCCCTTGACGTTCCTCAAACCCCACGGTCTtctccaaccaccaccaccatcttaagctcctcccaccccaagcccctcccaccccaaccacGCCCTCCTAAGCCCCTCCCACGTCCTCCTAAGCCCCTCCCACGCCCTCCTAagcccccttccccacctccttctCGAAGATGGCCTGGTGCCTCCTGGCCAGTTTCTCGGCTTCGGCGGCGGCTGCCGCCCGTTGGTTCTCCAGTTCCCGTTCCAGTCGGAACTGGTGGTCCTCCAGTTCGGCCCTCAGACGGGTCTCCAAGCCCAGGAGCTGCTTCTGGTGTTGGCGTCTCATGCGTTGGTACCCGCTGAGCTGCTCCCGAAGGGCCGCCTCCCGTTCCCGCGCCCTCTGCTGCCGCGTCACCGAGGAGGCCGTGCGGATGGTGGAGAAGtggtgggggagggggcggggggaggggcggcggcgagggggagggggcggggggggagggggtggcgggggagggtggtggggtgggggggaaggggaaggaggggggtcGTAGAGGCCGTCGGGGGGCTGTAAAGGAGGGGTGGAGAACGTCAAGAACCTTCGGGGTGGTGGAACTCCATCGGGACGTTGCCGGAGTGGGGGATATCAATGGGCTGCCCCACGGTGATGGACCCCCATAGCGACCTCCCCAGGGTGGTGGACCCCCATAATGACCTCCCCAGGGTGGTGGACCCCCATAGCGACCTCCTCAGGGTGGTGGATCTCAATGGGATCTCCCCATGGTGACTCTCAATGGGGTTTCCTTATAGCGCTGAACCCACAtcaggtggggtggggggacctcAATGGGCTGCCCCATGGTGGTGGACCCCCATAGCGACCTCCCCAGGGTGGTGGACCCCCATAATGACCTCCCCAGGTGGTGGATCTCAATAGGATCTCCCCACGGTGACTCTCAATGGGGCTTCCTTATAGTGCTGGACCCACATCAGGACGTTCCCCGAGGTAGGGGGCCTCAATGGGCTGCCCCACGGCGGTGGACCCCCATAGCGACCTCCCCAGGGTGGTGGACCCCCATAATGACCTTCCTACGGTGATGGACCCCCATAATGATCTCCCCACGGTGGTGGATCTCAATGGGATCTCCCCATGGTGACTCTCAATGGGGTTTCCTTATAGTGCTGGACCCACAtcaggtggggtggggggacctcAATGGGCTGCCCCACGGTGGTGGACCCCCATAGCAACCTCCCCAGGGTGGTGGACCCCCATAATGACCTCCCCACGGTGGTGGATCTCAATAGGATCTCCCCATGGTGACTCTCAATGGGGCTTCCTTATAGTGCTGGACCCACATCAGGACGTTCCCCAAGGTACGGGGCCTCAATGGGCTGCCCCACGGCAGTGGACCCCCATAGCGACCTCCCCAGGGTGGTGGACCCCCACAATGACCTTCCTACGGTGATGGACCCCCATAATGATCTCCCCACGGTGGTGGATCTCAATGGGATCTCCCCACGGTGACTCTCAATGGGGTTTCCTTATAGTGCTGGACCCACAtcaggtggggtgggggggcctcAATGGGCTGCCCCATGGCGGTGGACCCCCATAGCGACCTCCCCAGGGTGGTGGACCCCCATAACGACCTCCCCAGGGTGATGGATTTCAACGGGTTCTCCTCATGGTGGATCTCAGCAAGGTTTCCTCATGGTGGTGGAACCCCATTGGGacgtccccggggtggggggccttagtggggctgccccatggagGTGAACCCTCATAACAACCTCCACAAGGTGGTGACCCCCCATCAGGACCTCCCCACGGTGGTGGCCCCACATCCTAAACCTTCCCCAGATGGTAGAACCCCCATCGGAACCTCTCTATGGTGGTGGCCCCCCATCAGGAcgtccccagggtggtggcccCACATGGGGAACCTCCCCACGGTGGTGGCCCCACACCTCAGAATCTCCCCCCATGGTGGTGGCCCCCCATCGGGACGTCCCCAGGGTGGTGGTTCCCCATCGGGACCTCCCCCCggtggtggccccccatcccTACGTCCCCCTTGAACCCAACTTACGGGCAACCGATGGATGACGGAGCTGTTGGAGGTGACCGTGTGTTCCCCCTCCTGCATCATGGCCAACTGGGGACcttcttcttcctcatcctcctcatcctcctcgtCTTCTTCATcgtcttcctccacctcctcctcctcctcagaaggGTCGGCCAAACTGTTGACgctgctgctctggctggagGCGCTGATGGACATGCTGGGGACCGAGTGGCTGCTCTCCATGCTCCCCACCGTCCCCGCCCGCGGCAGGAAGGGCTCCACCTCCTGgagggggggacaagggggaggaaggggacatcAGGGAGGTGACACGGGGACGAGGGGACCTCAGGTTGGGCAAGAACATGGAGAAGAACCGTGAAGATCAAGGAGAACCCGGAAGACGTTGCACGGAGGTCAATCAGAACCTCAAAAGACGTTCCACGGAAATCAATGGGACCTCAGAGATGTCCCATCTCTGGTGGGACGAACCTCAgggaggtgacacggggacaaGGGGACCCCAGGTTGGGACGAAGATGTGGAGAAGAACCATGGAGATCAACAAGAACCTCAAAGATGTTCCACGGAGGTCAACCAGAACCTTAGAGATGTTCCACTGGGGTCAACTGGAGTCAAggtgggacgtggggatgggCCACGGAGGTCAAGGAGGACCTCGTGGAGGGGACACGGTGACAAGGGGACCCCAGGTTAGGACAAGGACATGAAGCAGGAGATCAACAAGAACCTCAAAGATGTTCCACGGAGGTCAACCAGAACCTTAGAGACATTCCACCGGGGTCAACTGGAATCAAggtgggacgtggggatgggCCAGGGAGGTCAAGGAGAACCTCAAAGGGACAGTGGGGACCTCAaggaggtgacacggggacaaAGGGACCTCACGTTGCTCGAGAACATGGAGAGGAACCACCAAGTTCAACCACAACCTGGGACATGTTCTATGGAGATCAACCAGAACCTCAGAGATGTTCCGTTGGGGTCAACTGGAGTCAAggtgggacgtggggatgggCCACGGAGGTCAAGGAGGACCTCGTGGAGGGGACACGGTGACAAGGGGACCCCAGGTTGGGACGAGGACATGGACAGGAAGCAGGAGATCAACAAGAACCTCAAAGATGTTCCACGGAGGTCAACCAGAACCTTAGAGACGTTCCACCGGGGTCAACTGGAATCAAggtgggacgtggggatgggCCAGGGAGGTCAAGGAGAACCTCAAAGGGACAGTGGGGACCTCAaggaggtgacacggggacaaAGGGACCTCACGTTGCTCGAGAACATGGAGAGGAACCACCAAGTTCAACCACAACCTGGGAGATGTTCCATGGAGATCAACCAGAACCTCAGAGATGTTCCACTGGGGTCAACTGGAGTCAAGGTGGGACGTAGAGATGGGCCACGGAGGTCACCTCATGGAGGTGACACAGGGGTGTGCAAAACCCCAGGAAACCATAAAGGACTTCAAGGATGTCCCACGGTGGTGGAGAAGACCCCCAAAACCTCAAGAACCCCATGAGAACCTTCCGGGGCAGTCACCAagaccccaggaggtgacagagggGACGCGGGGACGTGCCACCAGGATGGAGAAGACCCCAGGAGGTGAGAGGGAGATCTCGCGGGGGTGGAGAAGACCTCAGGAGGTGACAAGGAATCTCAGGAACGTCCCAAGATGGTGGAGAAGAAGCCAAGAACCTCAGGAGAACCTTCAGTGAGGGTCACCGagaccccaggaggtgacagaggggacacggggacgtgccACCAGGACGGAGAagaccccaggaggtgacagggagATCTCGCGGGGGTGGAGAAGACCTCAGGAGGTGACAGGGAGATCTCGCGGGGGTGGAGAAGACCTCAGGAGGTGACAAGGAACCTCAGGAACATCCCAAGATGGTGGAGAAGAAGCCAAGAACCTCAGGAGAACCTTCAGTGAGGGTCACCGagaccccaggaggtgacagaggggacacggggacgtgccACCAGGACGGAGAagaccccaggaggtgacagggagATCTCGCGGGGGTGGAGAAGACCTCAGGAGGTGACAAGGAACCTCAGGAACGTCTCAAGATGGTGGAAAAGAAGCCAAGAACCTCAGGAGAACCTTCCGTGAGGGTCACCGagaccccaggaggtgacagagggGACGCGGGGACGTGCCACCAGGATGGAGAAGACCCCAGGAGGTGACAAGGAACCTCAGGAACGTCCCAAGATGGTGGAGAAGAAGCCAAGAACCTCAGGAGAACCTTCCGTGAGGGTCACCGagaccccaggaggtgacagaggggacacggggatgtgCCACCAGGATGGAGAAGACCCCAGGAGGTGACAAGGAACCTCAGGAACGTCCCAAGATGGTGGAGAAGAAGCCAAGAACCTCAGGAGAACCTTCAGTGAGGGTCACCGagaccccaggaggtgacagagggGACGCGGGGACGTGCCACCAGGATGGAGAagaccccaggaggtgacagggagATCTCGCGGGGGTGGAGAAGACCCCAGGAGGTGACAAGGAACCTCAGGAACGTCCCAAGATGGTGGAGAAGAAGCCAAGAACCTCAGGAGAACCTTCCGTGAGGGTCACCGagaccccaggaggtgacagagggGACGTGCCACCAGGATGGAGAAGACCCCAGGAGGTGACAAGGAACCTCAGGAACGTCCCAAGATGGTGGAGAAGAAGGCAAGAACCTCAGGAGAACCTTCCGTGAGGGTCACCGagaccccaggaggtgacagaggggacacggggacgtgccACCAGGATGGAGAAGACCCCAGGAGATGACAGGGAGATCTCGCAGGGGTGGAGAAGACCCCAGGAGGTGACAAGGAACCTCAGGAACGTCCCAAGATGGTGGAGAAGAAGCCAAGAACCTCAGGAGAACCTTCAGTGAGGGTCACCGagaccccaggaggtgacagagggGACGCGGGGACGTGCCACCAGGACGGAGAagaccccaggaggtgacagggagATCTCGCGGGGGTGGAGAAGACCTCAGGAGGTGACAAGGAACCTCAGGAACGTCCCAAGATGGTGGAGAAGAAGCCAAGAACCTCAGGAGAACCTTCCGTGAAGGTCACCGAGACCCCAAGAGGTGACAGAGGGGACGCGGGGACGTGCCACCAGGATGGAGAAGACCCCAGGAGGTGACAAGGAACCTCAGGAACGTCCCAAGATGGTGGAGAAGAAGCCAAGAACCTCAGGAGAACCTTCCGTGAGGGTCACCGagaccccaggaggtgacagaggggacacggggacgtgccACCAGGATGGAGAAGACCCCAGGAGGTGACAAGGAACCTCAGGAACGTCCCAAGATGGTGGAGAAGAAGCCAAGAACCTCAGGAGAACCTTCCGTGAGGGTCACCGAGACCCCAAGAGGTGACACGGGGACGTCCccgagggattgggggggggggggggaccgaaAAGGAccttcctcacctcctcttcctcgccagGATCGGGTCCGTTGGGGGCTTCCTGGAAGAGGATCTTCTTCATTTTCCGATACTGGAGATTGTCCAACTCCCGGACGGCGTCTTTGGTCCTTTGGATGAGGTCCAACACCACCCTCTGGGGACGTTCTCGGAGCAGGAACCGATGCTGAGAAGGGACAAAAAGGGGGGGTCCTCAAAATCGGGGACATCTCCCGACGTATCGTGTCCCCACCCCTGAACCCCGGGTGACCTCGATGACGTCACCAAAAAGTTTTACCTTAAGGAGAACTTCGGAGGTGGGACGATCCTGCGGGATCTTCTGAAGACACGAATCGACGAAATTCCGGAAATATTCCGACCTACCGCCCGCAATCCATCCGTCGTCCCATAATTAAAAGAAGTTATGGGGTCTAAGGGGTCTGCCCCACATATCTAGGGCGGACCCACGCGTCCCGGAAAGAAACCGGGCGACCGGggagaaggttttatttttgattGGTCGGCGGAAGGATCTCACCAGTGATTGGCCTGAAGAACGGGAGACTCGTTCTGCGCTATGTGGTATAAGGCACTCATCGCGTTCATGTTGAAAAGGGGGGGCTTCCTCTCCGCTGTGGGGCCAAAAAAACTTAGGGGGCGGCGCCGTGGGGCTCAGCCCCATAAGTACCTcaacctcccacccccccaagtcCTCACCCAATTCGATGCAGGTGATGCCCAAAGACCAGACGTCGGCTTTGCCGTCGTATTGTCCCTCGTCCATGGCCAGGATGACTTCGGGGGCCAtcctatggggcagggagaaagggaggggggggttagaaacatccccccccccccacacacacacacacgctatGGGGCTGAGCCCCACAAGTGGTGGCCCCGCTCACCAGTAAGGGGTCCCCACGAAGGAGTTGGCCGGGGCCACGATGGAGGCGGAGCCGAAGTCCCCCAGTTTCACCTGCCCCGGCTCCGTCAGCAGGATGTTGCCGGCCTTGACGTctctgtggggcagagatgtggggcagggatcagtggggcaggggagggggagcggggggagacaAAGGGGGGATCAGTGGGGCAGAGATGCGGGACAaggagcagtggggcagggatAGGCGGAGGTGATCAGTGGggtgggacatgtggggcagggatgggaggaggtgatcagtggggcagggatcagtggggcagaggagggggagcggggggagacaaaggggggatcagtggggcagagatgtgaaacagggatcagtggggcagaggagggggagcgGTGGGAGACAAAGGGGGGAtcagtggggcagagatgtgaGACAGGGATCAGTGGGGCGggatccgtggggcagggatgggaggaGGTGATCAGTGGGGTGGGAccagtggggcagggatgtggggcagggatcagtggggcagaggaggaggagcggggggaGCGGTGGGAGACAAAGGGGGGAtcagtggggcagagatgtgaaACAGGGATCAGTGGGGCGggatccgtggggcagggatgggaggaCGTGATCAGTGGggtgggacatgtggggcagggatgtggggcagggatcagtggggcagagcagggggagcggggggagcggTGGGAGACAAAGGGGGGAtcagtggggcagagatgtgggacaaggagcagtggggcagggatAGGCGGAGGTGATCAGTGGggtgggacatgtggggcagggatgtggggcagggatgtggggcagaggaggggaagcGGTGGGAGACAAAGCGGGGAtcagtggggcagagatgtgggacAGGGATCAGTGGGGCAGGGATAGGAGGAGGTGATCAGTGGggtgggacatgtggggcagggatgtggggcagggatgtggggcagggatcagtggggcagaggagagggagcgGGGGGAGCGGTGGGAGACAAAGGGGGGAtcagtggggcagagatgtgaaACAGGGATCAGTGGGGTGggatccgtggggca comes from the Numenius arquata unplaced genomic scaffold, bNumArq3.hap1.1 HAP1_SCAFFOLD_942, whole genome shotgun sequence genome and includes:
- the TAOK2 gene encoding LOW QUALITY PROTEIN: serine/threonine-protein kinase TAO2 (The sequence of the model RefSeq protein was modified relative to this genomic sequence to represent the inferred CDS: inserted 1 base in 1 codon); translation: MPSNARAGSLKDPEVAELFFKEDPEKLFGDLREIGHGSFGAVYFARDMRTNEVVAIKKMSYSGKQSNEKWQDIIKEVKFLQKLRHPNTIEYKGCYLREHTAWLAMEYCLGSASDLLEVHKKPLQEVEIAAITHGALQGLAYLHAHNMIHRDVKAGNILLTEPGQVKLGDFGSASIVAPANSFVGTPYWMAPEVILAMDEGQYDGKADVWSLGITCIELAERKPPLFNMNAMSALYHIAQNESPVLQANHWSEYFRNFVDSCLQKIPQDRPTSEVLLKHRFLLRERPQRVVLDLIQRTKDAVRELDNLQYRKMKKILFQEAPNGPDPGEEEEEVEPFLPRAGTVGSMESSHSVPSMSISASSQSSSVNSLADPSEEEEEVEEDDEEDEEDEEDEEEEGPQLAMMQEGEHTVTSNSSVIHRLPPPDGLYDPPPSPSPPPHHPPPPPPPPPPPPPRRRPSPRPLPHHFSTIRTASSVTRQQRAREREAALREQLSGYQRMRRQHQKQLLGLETRLRAELEDHQFRLERELENQRAAAAAEAEKLARRHQAIFEKEAKVALGEEKKFQQHILGQQKKELGNLLEAQRRQYKLRKEQLKEELQENPSTPKRERQEWLLRQKETLQQLQAEEEAALLCRQRQYFDLQCRQYKRKMLLARHNLDQDLLRESKELQIKKQFQDTCKIQTRQYKALRSHLLETTAKSHHKALLKRLKDEQTRKLAALAEQYDHSINEMLSSQALRLDETQEAESQVLRLQLQQELELLNAYQSKIKMHTEAQHEREVKELEQKVSIRRALLEQRIEEEMLALQAERSERIRNLLERHAREIEAFDAESLRLGFSGMALGGLPPPAPPXPTPPPAPPAPSPAAGAHWTHGPPDRGPQNCS